A DNA window from Salarias fasciatus chromosome 23 unlocalized genomic scaffold, fSalaFa1.1 super_scaffold_20, whole genome shotgun sequence contains the following coding sequences:
- the nhej1 gene encoding non-homologous end-joining factor 1 isoform X1, giving the protein MEAGGSLAGDVLLGQPWIPVSVSGCQLLAKSWFGETTYHILLSDLHSVWEERMDAEAIQIRAKDLNKRLQAPVKAFFSYLYEVVQPFLSGDNSGADSKAQISLTKQEGGNISIGLKSKLEGLPFHWEFHCIPAPVTLVCVQLVRPLLAMSRLLQQQVDQLGGLLVRKDAEILDYKENGATLTRERLQTDVFEEHTFRQDFMAKALPLLCAERPDVLGFDADLQRLYGAVVTHRTARKRKLPEERVVEELQTEGAALSSSPAAKSVGVDTAGDDRKQSHNGQVDEAEAKTASKQTVPQSLAVSSEPAERPSTKSKKKKKVGLFR; this is encoded by the exons CTGGATCCCAGTGAGCGTCAGTGGCTGCCAGCTCCTGGCCAAGAGCTGGTTTGGTGAAACAACGTACCACATCCTGCTGAGTGATCTGCACTCTGTatgggaggagaggatggaCGCTGAAGCAATCCAGATCCGagcaaaa GATCTTAACAAGCGCCTACAAGCCCCGGTCAAAGCTTTTTTCTCATACCTGTACGAGGTGGTTCAGCCTTTCCTGTCGGGAGATAACAGTGGAGCTGACAGTAAAGCTCAGATATCCCTGACGAAACAGGAGGGCGGGAACATCAGCATTGGGCTGAAGAGCAAGCTGGAAGGACTGCCTTTCCACTGGGAGTTTCACTGCATCCCTGCTCCTGTCACTTTG gtgtgtgttcagctggtgcgccctctgctggccatGAGCaggctgctccagcagcaggtggaccAGCTGGGAGGTCTGCTGGTCAGGAAAGATGCAGAGATCCTGGACTACAAAGAGAATGGAGCCACCCTCACCAGAG AGCGCCTTCAGACGGATGTGTTTGAGGAGCACACCTTCAGACAGGACTTCATGGCAAAG gctcttcctctgctgtgtgccgAGCGGCCGGACGTTCTGGGCTTCGATGCGGACCTCCAGCGGCTGTACGGCGCCGTCGTCACTCACAGAACCGCGCGGAAGCGCAAACTGCCCGAGGAGCGCGTCGTCGAGGAGCTTCAAACCGAAGGAGCAGCGCTCTCCTCATCTCCAG cagccaaaTCTGTCGGGGTTGACACAGCCGGAGACGACAGAAAACAGAGCCACAATGGCCAGGTGGACGAAGCAGAAGCCAAAACGGCCAGCAAGCAAACCGTCCCACAG TCTCTGGCTGTCTCCTCCGAGCCGGCAGAGCGACCGTCGACCAaatccaagaagaagaagaaggtgggACTGTTCAGATGA
- the nhej1 gene encoding non-homologous end-joining factor 1 isoform X2 produces MEAGGSLAGDVLLGQPWIPVSVSGCQLLAKSWFGETTYHILLSDLHSVWEERMDAEAIQIRAKDLNKRLQAPVKAFFSYLYEVVQPFLSGDNSGADSKAQISLTKQEGGNISIGLKSKLEGLPFHWEFHCIPAPVTLVCVQLVRPLLAMSRLLQQQVDQLGGLLVRKDAEILDYKENGATLTRERLQTDVFEEHTFRQDFMAKALPLLCAERPDVLGFDADLQRLYGAVVTHRTARKRKLPEERVVEELQTEGAALSSSPAKSVGVDTAGDDRKQSHNGQVDEAEAKTASKQTVPQSLAVSSEPAERPSTKSKKKKKVGLFR; encoded by the exons CTGGATCCCAGTGAGCGTCAGTGGCTGCCAGCTCCTGGCCAAGAGCTGGTTTGGTGAAACAACGTACCACATCCTGCTGAGTGATCTGCACTCTGTatgggaggagaggatggaCGCTGAAGCAATCCAGATCCGagcaaaa GATCTTAACAAGCGCCTACAAGCCCCGGTCAAAGCTTTTTTCTCATACCTGTACGAGGTGGTTCAGCCTTTCCTGTCGGGAGATAACAGTGGAGCTGACAGTAAAGCTCAGATATCCCTGACGAAACAGGAGGGCGGGAACATCAGCATTGGGCTGAAGAGCAAGCTGGAAGGACTGCCTTTCCACTGGGAGTTTCACTGCATCCCTGCTCCTGTCACTTTG gtgtgtgttcagctggtgcgccctctgctggccatGAGCaggctgctccagcagcaggtggaccAGCTGGGAGGTCTGCTGGTCAGGAAAGATGCAGAGATCCTGGACTACAAAGAGAATGGAGCCACCCTCACCAGAG AGCGCCTTCAGACGGATGTGTTTGAGGAGCACACCTTCAGACAGGACTTCATGGCAAAG gctcttcctctgctgtgtgccgAGCGGCCGGACGTTCTGGGCTTCGATGCGGACCTCCAGCGGCTGTACGGCGCCGTCGTCACTCACAGAACCGCGCGGAAGCGCAAACTGCCCGAGGAGCGCGTCGTCGAGGAGCTTCAAACCGAAGGAGCAGCGCTCTCCTCATCTCCAG ccaaaTCTGTCGGGGTTGACACAGCCGGAGACGACAGAAAACAGAGCCACAATGGCCAGGTGGACGAAGCAGAAGCCAAAACGGCCAGCAAGCAAACCGTCCCACAG TCTCTGGCTGTCTCCTCCGAGCCGGCAGAGCGACCGTCGACCAaatccaagaagaagaagaaggtgggACTGTTCAGATGA